The Globicephala melas chromosome X, mGloMel1.2, whole genome shotgun sequence genome window below encodes:
- the CSTF2 gene encoding cleavage stimulation factor subunit 2 isoform X4 gives MAGLTVRDPAVDRSLRSVFVGNIPYEATEEQLKDIFSEVGPVVSFRLVYDRETGKPKGYGFCEYQDQETALSAMRNLNGREFSGRALRVDNAASEKNKEELKSLGTGAPVIESPYGETISPEDAPESISKAVASLPPEQMFELMKQMKLCVQNSPQEARNMLLQNPQLAYALLQAQVVMRIVDPEIALKILHRQTNIPTLIAGNPQTVHSTGPGSGSNVSMNQQNPQAPQAQSLSGMHVNGAPPLMQASLQAGVAAPGQIPATVTGPGPGSLAPGGGMQAQVGMPGSGPVSMERGQGTLQHSPVGPTGPASIERVQVPMQDPRAAMQRGPLPANVPTPRGLLGDAPNDPRGGTLLSVTGEVEPRGYLGPPHQGPPMHHVPGHDSRGPPPHEMRGGPLAEPRPLMAEPRGPMLDQRGPPLDGRGGRDPRGIDARGMEARAMEARGLDARGLEARAMEARAMEARAMEARAMEARAMEVRGMEARSMDTRGPVPGPRGPIPSGIQGPSPINMGTVGPQGSRQVPVMQGAGMQGASIQGGGQPGGFSPGQNQVTPQDHEKAALIMQVLQLTADQIAMLPPEQRQSILILKEQIQKSTGAP, from the exons ATGGCGGGTTTGACTGTGAGAGACCCTGCGGTGGATCGTTCTCTACGTTCGGTGTTTG TGGGGAACATTCCATATGAGGCTACTGAAGAGCAATTAAAGGACATCTTTTCTGAGGTTGGAcctgttgttagtttcag GTTGGTATATGATAGGGAGACAGGAAAGCCAAAAGGTTATGGCTTCTGTGAATACCAAGACCAGGAGACAGCACTTAGTGCCATGCGAAACCTAAATGGGCGCGAATTCAGTGGGAGAGCACTTCGAGTGGACAATGCTGCCAgcgaaaagaacaaagaagagctGAAGA GCCTTGGCACTGGTGCCCCTGTCATTGAGTCACCTTATGGAGAGACCATCAGTCCTGAGGATGCCCCTGAGTCCATTAGCAAAGCAGTTGCCAGTCTTCCACCAGAGCAGATGTTTGAGCTGATGAAACAAATGAAG CTCTGTGTCCAGAATAGTCCTCAGGAAGCACGGAACATGTTGCTTCAGAACCCTCAACTGGCTTATGCTTTGCTACAAGCCCAGGTAGTGATGAGAATTGTGGATCCAGAAATTGCCTTG aaaattctgCATCGCCAGACAAATATCCCAACACTGATTGCAGGCAACCCTCAGACAGTCCACAGCACCGGACCTGGCTCAGGATCCAATGTGTCGATGAACCAGCAGAATCCTCAGGCCCCTCAGGCCCAGTCTTTG AGTGGAATGCATGTCAATGGCGCACCTCCTCTGATGCAAGCTTCTCTACAGGCTGGAGTTGCAGCACCAGGGCAGATACCAGCCACTGTAACAGGACCTGGACCTGGTTCCTTAGCTCCTGGAG GAGGAATGCAGGCCCAGGTTGGAATGCCAGGAAGTGGACCAGTGTCCATGGAGCGGGGACaag GAACCCTACAGCACTCGCCCGTGGGACCCACCGGGCCTGCATCAATTGAGCGAGTCCAAG TGCCGATGCAAGACCCCAGAGCAGCTATGCAGCGTGGGCCCTTGCCTGCCAACGTCCCAACTCCTCGAGGTCTGTTGGGAGATGCTCCAAATGACCCACGCGGAGGCACTTTACTTTCTGTAACTGGAGAGGTAGAGCCTAG AGGTTACCTGGGACCACCTCATCAGGGTCCGCCCATGCACCATGTCCCTGGCCATGACAGCCGTGGCCCACCCCCACATGAGATGCGAGGAGGGCCGTTAGCTGAGCCCAGACCTCTAATGGCAGAGCCAAGAGGACCCATGCTAGATCAGAGGGGTCCACCATTGGATGGCAGAG GTGGAAGAGATCCCCGAGGCATAGATGCACGAGGGATGGAGGCACGAGCCATGGAGGCAAGAGGATTAGATGCTAGAGGATTGGAAGCCCGTGCGATGGAGGCCCGTGCAATGGAGGCTCGTGCAATGGAGGCCCGTGCAATGGAGGCCCGTGCAATGGAAGTCAGAGGAATGGAGGCCAGAAGCATGGATACAAGGGGCCCAGTCCCAGGCCCTAGAGGCCCTATACCTAGTGGAATCCAGGGTCCCAGTCCAATTAACATGGGGACAGTTGGCCCCCAGGGATCCAGACAG GTCCCAGTCATGCAGGGAGCGGGCATGCAAGGAGCGAGCATTCAGGGTGGAGGCCAGCCTGGTGGCTTTAGTCCTGGCCAGAACCAAGTCACTCCGCAGGACCATGAGAAG GCTGCTTTGATCATGCAGGTTCTTCAACTAACTGCAGACCAGATCGCCATGCTGCCTCCTGAGCAGAGGCAGAGtatcctgatcttaaaggaacaAATACAGAAATCTACTGGAGCGCCTTAA
- the CSTF2 gene encoding cleavage stimulation factor subunit 2 isoform X2 codes for MAGLTVRDPAVDRSLRSVFVGNIPYEATEEQLKDIFSEVGPVVSFRLVYDRETGKPKGYGFCEYQDQETALSAMRNLNGREFSGRALRVDNAASEKNKEELKSLGTGAPVIESPYGETISPEDAPESISKAVASLPPEQMFELMKQMKLCVQNSPQEARNMLLQNPQLAYALLQAQVVMRIVDPEIALKILHRQTNIPTLIAGNPQTVHSTGPGSGSNVSMNQQNPQAPQAQSLAGVAAPGQIPATVTGPGPGSLAPGAYIVPLRKTELLLRGKDQTRTYGGMQAQVGMPGSGPVSMERGQGTLQHSPVGPTGPASIERVQVPMQDPRAAMQRGPLPANVPTPRGLLGDAPNDPRGGTLLSVTGEVEPRGYLGPPHQGPPMHHVPGHDSRGPPPHEMRGGPLAEPRPLMAEPRGPMLDQRGPPLDGRGGRDPRGIDARGMEARAMEARGLDARGLEARAMEARAMEARAMEARAMEARAMEVRGMEARSMDTRGPVPGPRGPIPSGIQGPSPINMGTVGPQGSRQVPVMQGAGMQGASIQGGGQPGGFSPGQNQVTPQDHEKAALIMQVLQLTADQIAMLPPEQRQSILILKEQIQKSTGAP; via the exons ATGGCGGGTTTGACTGTGAGAGACCCTGCGGTGGATCGTTCTCTACGTTCGGTGTTTG TGGGGAACATTCCATATGAGGCTACTGAAGAGCAATTAAAGGACATCTTTTCTGAGGTTGGAcctgttgttagtttcag GTTGGTATATGATAGGGAGACAGGAAAGCCAAAAGGTTATGGCTTCTGTGAATACCAAGACCAGGAGACAGCACTTAGTGCCATGCGAAACCTAAATGGGCGCGAATTCAGTGGGAGAGCACTTCGAGTGGACAATGCTGCCAgcgaaaagaacaaagaagagctGAAGA GCCTTGGCACTGGTGCCCCTGTCATTGAGTCACCTTATGGAGAGACCATCAGTCCTGAGGATGCCCCTGAGTCCATTAGCAAAGCAGTTGCCAGTCTTCCACCAGAGCAGATGTTTGAGCTGATGAAACAAATGAAG CTCTGTGTCCAGAATAGTCCTCAGGAAGCACGGAACATGTTGCTTCAGAACCCTCAACTGGCTTATGCTTTGCTACAAGCCCAGGTAGTGATGAGAATTGTGGATCCAGAAATTGCCTTG aaaattctgCATCGCCAGACAAATATCCCAACACTGATTGCAGGCAACCCTCAGACAGTCCACAGCACCGGACCTGGCTCAGGATCCAATGTGTCGATGAACCAGCAGAATCCTCAGGCCCCTCAGGCCCAGTCTTTG GCTGGAGTTGCAGCACCAGGGCAGATACCAGCCACTGTAACAGGACCTGGACCTGGTTCCTTAGCTCCTGGAG CATATATTGTTCCTTTGAGGAAAACAGAATTATTGCTACGTGGGAAGGACCAGACAAGGACTTATG GAGGAATGCAGGCCCAGGTTGGAATGCCAGGAAGTGGACCAGTGTCCATGGAGCGGGGACaag GAACCCTACAGCACTCGCCCGTGGGACCCACCGGGCCTGCATCAATTGAGCGAGTCCAAG TGCCGATGCAAGACCCCAGAGCAGCTATGCAGCGTGGGCCCTTGCCTGCCAACGTCCCAACTCCTCGAGGTCTGTTGGGAGATGCTCCAAATGACCCACGCGGAGGCACTTTACTTTCTGTAACTGGAGAGGTAGAGCCTAG AGGTTACCTGGGACCACCTCATCAGGGTCCGCCCATGCACCATGTCCCTGGCCATGACAGCCGTGGCCCACCCCCACATGAGATGCGAGGAGGGCCGTTAGCTGAGCCCAGACCTCTAATGGCAGAGCCAAGAGGACCCATGCTAGATCAGAGGGGTCCACCATTGGATGGCAGAG GTGGAAGAGATCCCCGAGGCATAGATGCACGAGGGATGGAGGCACGAGCCATGGAGGCAAGAGGATTAGATGCTAGAGGATTGGAAGCCCGTGCGATGGAGGCCCGTGCAATGGAGGCTCGTGCAATGGAGGCCCGTGCAATGGAGGCCCGTGCAATGGAAGTCAGAGGAATGGAGGCCAGAAGCATGGATACAAGGGGCCCAGTCCCAGGCCCTAGAGGCCCTATACCTAGTGGAATCCAGGGTCCCAGTCCAATTAACATGGGGACAGTTGGCCCCCAGGGATCCAGACAG GTCCCAGTCATGCAGGGAGCGGGCATGCAAGGAGCGAGCATTCAGGGTGGAGGCCAGCCTGGTGGCTTTAGTCCTGGCCAGAACCAAGTCACTCCGCAGGACCATGAGAAG GCTGCTTTGATCATGCAGGTTCTTCAACTAACTGCAGACCAGATCGCCATGCTGCCTCCTGAGCAGAGGCAGAGtatcctgatcttaaaggaacaAATACAGAAATCTACTGGAGCGCCTTAA
- the CSTF2 gene encoding cleavage stimulation factor subunit 2 isoform X3: MAGLTVRDPAVDRSLRSVFVGNIPYEATEEQLKDIFSEVGPVVSFRLVYDRETGKPKGYGFCEYQDQETALSAMRNLNGREFSGRALRVDNAASEKNKEELKSLGTGAPVIESPYGETISPEDAPESISKAVASLPPEQMFELMKQMKLCVQNSPQEARNMLLQNPQLAYALLQAQVVMRIVDPEIALKILHRQTNIPTLIAGNPQTVHSTGPGSGSNVSMNQQNPQAPQAQSLSGMHVNGAPPLMQASLQAGVAAPGQIPATVTGPGPGSLAPGAYIVPLRKTELLLRGKDQTRTYGGMQAQVGMPGSGPVSMERGQVPMQDPRAAMQRGPLPANVPTPRGLLGDAPNDPRGGTLLSVTGEVEPRGYLGPPHQGPPMHHVPGHDSRGPPPHEMRGGPLAEPRPLMAEPRGPMLDQRGPPLDGRGGRDPRGIDARGMEARAMEARGLDARGLEARAMEARAMEARAMEARAMEARAMEVRGMEARSMDTRGPVPGPRGPIPSGIQGPSPINMGTVGPQGSRQVPVMQGAGMQGASIQGGGQPGGFSPGQNQVTPQDHEKAALIMQVLQLTADQIAMLPPEQRQSILILKEQIQKSTGAP; encoded by the exons ATGGCGGGTTTGACTGTGAGAGACCCTGCGGTGGATCGTTCTCTACGTTCGGTGTTTG TGGGGAACATTCCATATGAGGCTACTGAAGAGCAATTAAAGGACATCTTTTCTGAGGTTGGAcctgttgttagtttcag GTTGGTATATGATAGGGAGACAGGAAAGCCAAAAGGTTATGGCTTCTGTGAATACCAAGACCAGGAGACAGCACTTAGTGCCATGCGAAACCTAAATGGGCGCGAATTCAGTGGGAGAGCACTTCGAGTGGACAATGCTGCCAgcgaaaagaacaaagaagagctGAAGA GCCTTGGCACTGGTGCCCCTGTCATTGAGTCACCTTATGGAGAGACCATCAGTCCTGAGGATGCCCCTGAGTCCATTAGCAAAGCAGTTGCCAGTCTTCCACCAGAGCAGATGTTTGAGCTGATGAAACAAATGAAG CTCTGTGTCCAGAATAGTCCTCAGGAAGCACGGAACATGTTGCTTCAGAACCCTCAACTGGCTTATGCTTTGCTACAAGCCCAGGTAGTGATGAGAATTGTGGATCCAGAAATTGCCTTG aaaattctgCATCGCCAGACAAATATCCCAACACTGATTGCAGGCAACCCTCAGACAGTCCACAGCACCGGACCTGGCTCAGGATCCAATGTGTCGATGAACCAGCAGAATCCTCAGGCCCCTCAGGCCCAGTCTTTG AGTGGAATGCATGTCAATGGCGCACCTCCTCTGATGCAAGCTTCTCTACAGGCTGGAGTTGCAGCACCAGGGCAGATACCAGCCACTGTAACAGGACCTGGACCTGGTTCCTTAGCTCCTGGAG CATATATTGTTCCTTTGAGGAAAACAGAATTATTGCTACGTGGGAAGGACCAGACAAGGACTTATG GAGGAATGCAGGCCCAGGTTGGAATGCCAGGAAGTGGACCAGTGTCCATGGAGCGGGGACaag TGCCGATGCAAGACCCCAGAGCAGCTATGCAGCGTGGGCCCTTGCCTGCCAACGTCCCAACTCCTCGAGGTCTGTTGGGAGATGCTCCAAATGACCCACGCGGAGGCACTTTACTTTCTGTAACTGGAGAGGTAGAGCCTAG AGGTTACCTGGGACCACCTCATCAGGGTCCGCCCATGCACCATGTCCCTGGCCATGACAGCCGTGGCCCACCCCCACATGAGATGCGAGGAGGGCCGTTAGCTGAGCCCAGACCTCTAATGGCAGAGCCAAGAGGACCCATGCTAGATCAGAGGGGTCCACCATTGGATGGCAGAG GTGGAAGAGATCCCCGAGGCATAGATGCACGAGGGATGGAGGCACGAGCCATGGAGGCAAGAGGATTAGATGCTAGAGGATTGGAAGCCCGTGCGATGGAGGCCCGTGCAATGGAGGCTCGTGCAATGGAGGCCCGTGCAATGGAGGCCCGTGCAATGGAAGTCAGAGGAATGGAGGCCAGAAGCATGGATACAAGGGGCCCAGTCCCAGGCCCTAGAGGCCCTATACCTAGTGGAATCCAGGGTCCCAGTCCAATTAACATGGGGACAGTTGGCCCCCAGGGATCCAGACAG GTCCCAGTCATGCAGGGAGCGGGCATGCAAGGAGCGAGCATTCAGGGTGGAGGCCAGCCTGGTGGCTTTAGTCCTGGCCAGAACCAAGTCACTCCGCAGGACCATGAGAAG GCTGCTTTGATCATGCAGGTTCTTCAACTAACTGCAGACCAGATCGCCATGCTGCCTCCTGAGCAGAGGCAGAGtatcctgatcttaaaggaacaAATACAGAAATCTACTGGAGCGCCTTAA
- the CSTF2 gene encoding cleavage stimulation factor subunit 2 isoform X1 has protein sequence MAGLTVRDPAVDRSLRSVFVGNIPYEATEEQLKDIFSEVGPVVSFRLVYDRETGKPKGYGFCEYQDQETALSAMRNLNGREFSGRALRVDNAASEKNKEELKSLGTGAPVIESPYGETISPEDAPESISKAVASLPPEQMFELMKQMKLCVQNSPQEARNMLLQNPQLAYALLQAQVVMRIVDPEIALKILHRQTNIPTLIAGNPQTVHSTGPGSGSNVSMNQQNPQAPQAQSLSGMHVNGAPPLMQASLQAGVAAPGQIPATVTGPGPGSLAPGAYIVPLRKTELLLRGKDQTRTYGGMQAQVGMPGSGPVSMERGQGTLQHSPVGPTGPASIERVQVPMQDPRAAMQRGPLPANVPTPRGLLGDAPNDPRGGTLLSVTGEVEPRGYLGPPHQGPPMHHVPGHDSRGPPPHEMRGGPLAEPRPLMAEPRGPMLDQRGPPLDGRGGRDPRGIDARGMEARAMEARGLDARGLEARAMEARAMEARAMEARAMEARAMEVRGMEARSMDTRGPVPGPRGPIPSGIQGPSPINMGTVGPQGSRQVPVMQGAGMQGASIQGGGQPGGFSPGQNQVTPQDHEKAALIMQVLQLTADQIAMLPPEQRQSILILKEQIQKSTGAP, from the exons ATGGCGGGTTTGACTGTGAGAGACCCTGCGGTGGATCGTTCTCTACGTTCGGTGTTTG TGGGGAACATTCCATATGAGGCTACTGAAGAGCAATTAAAGGACATCTTTTCTGAGGTTGGAcctgttgttagtttcag GTTGGTATATGATAGGGAGACAGGAAAGCCAAAAGGTTATGGCTTCTGTGAATACCAAGACCAGGAGACAGCACTTAGTGCCATGCGAAACCTAAATGGGCGCGAATTCAGTGGGAGAGCACTTCGAGTGGACAATGCTGCCAgcgaaaagaacaaagaagagctGAAGA GCCTTGGCACTGGTGCCCCTGTCATTGAGTCACCTTATGGAGAGACCATCAGTCCTGAGGATGCCCCTGAGTCCATTAGCAAAGCAGTTGCCAGTCTTCCACCAGAGCAGATGTTTGAGCTGATGAAACAAATGAAG CTCTGTGTCCAGAATAGTCCTCAGGAAGCACGGAACATGTTGCTTCAGAACCCTCAACTGGCTTATGCTTTGCTACAAGCCCAGGTAGTGATGAGAATTGTGGATCCAGAAATTGCCTTG aaaattctgCATCGCCAGACAAATATCCCAACACTGATTGCAGGCAACCCTCAGACAGTCCACAGCACCGGACCTGGCTCAGGATCCAATGTGTCGATGAACCAGCAGAATCCTCAGGCCCCTCAGGCCCAGTCTTTG AGTGGAATGCATGTCAATGGCGCACCTCCTCTGATGCAAGCTTCTCTACAGGCTGGAGTTGCAGCACCAGGGCAGATACCAGCCACTGTAACAGGACCTGGACCTGGTTCCTTAGCTCCTGGAG CATATATTGTTCCTTTGAGGAAAACAGAATTATTGCTACGTGGGAAGGACCAGACAAGGACTTATG GAGGAATGCAGGCCCAGGTTGGAATGCCAGGAAGTGGACCAGTGTCCATGGAGCGGGGACaag GAACCCTACAGCACTCGCCCGTGGGACCCACCGGGCCTGCATCAATTGAGCGAGTCCAAG TGCCGATGCAAGACCCCAGAGCAGCTATGCAGCGTGGGCCCTTGCCTGCCAACGTCCCAACTCCTCGAGGTCTGTTGGGAGATGCTCCAAATGACCCACGCGGAGGCACTTTACTTTCTGTAACTGGAGAGGTAGAGCCTAG AGGTTACCTGGGACCACCTCATCAGGGTCCGCCCATGCACCATGTCCCTGGCCATGACAGCCGTGGCCCACCCCCACATGAGATGCGAGGAGGGCCGTTAGCTGAGCCCAGACCTCTAATGGCAGAGCCAAGAGGACCCATGCTAGATCAGAGGGGTCCACCATTGGATGGCAGAG GTGGAAGAGATCCCCGAGGCATAGATGCACGAGGGATGGAGGCACGAGCCATGGAGGCAAGAGGATTAGATGCTAGAGGATTGGAAGCCCGTGCGATGGAGGCCCGTGCAATGGAGGCTCGTGCAATGGAGGCCCGTGCAATGGAGGCCCGTGCAATGGAAGTCAGAGGAATGGAGGCCAGAAGCATGGATACAAGGGGCCCAGTCCCAGGCCCTAGAGGCCCTATACCTAGTGGAATCCAGGGTCCCAGTCCAATTAACATGGGGACAGTTGGCCCCCAGGGATCCAGACAG GTCCCAGTCATGCAGGGAGCGGGCATGCAAGGAGCGAGCATTCAGGGTGGAGGCCAGCCTGGTGGCTTTAGTCCTGGCCAGAACCAAGTCACTCCGCAGGACCATGAGAAG GCTGCTTTGATCATGCAGGTTCTTCAACTAACTGCAGACCAGATCGCCATGCTGCCTCCTGAGCAGAGGCAGAGtatcctgatcttaaaggaacaAATACAGAAATCTACTGGAGCGCCTTAA
- the CSTF2 gene encoding cleavage stimulation factor subunit 2 isoform X5 has product MAGLTVRDPAVDRSLRSVFVGNIPYEATEEQLKDIFSEVGPVVSFRLVYDRETGKPKGYGFCEYQDQETALSAMRNLNGREFSGRALRVDNAASEKNKEELKSLGTGAPVIESPYGETISPEDAPESISKAVASLPPEQMFELMKQMKLCVQNSPQEARNMLLQNPQLAYALLQAQVVMRIVDPEIALKILHRQTNIPTLIAGNPQTVHSTGPGSGSNVSMNQQNPQAPQAQSLSGMHVNGAPPLMQASLQAGVAAPGQIPATVTGPGPGSLAPGGGMQAQVGMPGSGPVSMERGQVPMQDPRAAMQRGPLPANVPTPRGLLGDAPNDPRGGTLLSVTGEVEPRGYLGPPHQGPPMHHVPGHDSRGPPPHEMRGGPLAEPRPLMAEPRGPMLDQRGPPLDGRGGRDPRGIDARGMEARAMEARGLDARGLEARAMEARAMEARAMEARAMEARAMEVRGMEARSMDTRGPVPGPRGPIPSGIQGPSPINMGTVGPQGSRQVPVMQGAGMQGASIQGGGQPGGFSPGQNQVTPQDHEKAALIMQVLQLTADQIAMLPPEQRQSILILKEQIQKSTGAP; this is encoded by the exons ATGGCGGGTTTGACTGTGAGAGACCCTGCGGTGGATCGTTCTCTACGTTCGGTGTTTG TGGGGAACATTCCATATGAGGCTACTGAAGAGCAATTAAAGGACATCTTTTCTGAGGTTGGAcctgttgttagtttcag GTTGGTATATGATAGGGAGACAGGAAAGCCAAAAGGTTATGGCTTCTGTGAATACCAAGACCAGGAGACAGCACTTAGTGCCATGCGAAACCTAAATGGGCGCGAATTCAGTGGGAGAGCACTTCGAGTGGACAATGCTGCCAgcgaaaagaacaaagaagagctGAAGA GCCTTGGCACTGGTGCCCCTGTCATTGAGTCACCTTATGGAGAGACCATCAGTCCTGAGGATGCCCCTGAGTCCATTAGCAAAGCAGTTGCCAGTCTTCCACCAGAGCAGATGTTTGAGCTGATGAAACAAATGAAG CTCTGTGTCCAGAATAGTCCTCAGGAAGCACGGAACATGTTGCTTCAGAACCCTCAACTGGCTTATGCTTTGCTACAAGCCCAGGTAGTGATGAGAATTGTGGATCCAGAAATTGCCTTG aaaattctgCATCGCCAGACAAATATCCCAACACTGATTGCAGGCAACCCTCAGACAGTCCACAGCACCGGACCTGGCTCAGGATCCAATGTGTCGATGAACCAGCAGAATCCTCAGGCCCCTCAGGCCCAGTCTTTG AGTGGAATGCATGTCAATGGCGCACCTCCTCTGATGCAAGCTTCTCTACAGGCTGGAGTTGCAGCACCAGGGCAGATACCAGCCACTGTAACAGGACCTGGACCTGGTTCCTTAGCTCCTGGAG GAGGAATGCAGGCCCAGGTTGGAATGCCAGGAAGTGGACCAGTGTCCATGGAGCGGGGACaag TGCCGATGCAAGACCCCAGAGCAGCTATGCAGCGTGGGCCCTTGCCTGCCAACGTCCCAACTCCTCGAGGTCTGTTGGGAGATGCTCCAAATGACCCACGCGGAGGCACTTTACTTTCTGTAACTGGAGAGGTAGAGCCTAG AGGTTACCTGGGACCACCTCATCAGGGTCCGCCCATGCACCATGTCCCTGGCCATGACAGCCGTGGCCCACCCCCACATGAGATGCGAGGAGGGCCGTTAGCTGAGCCCAGACCTCTAATGGCAGAGCCAAGAGGACCCATGCTAGATCAGAGGGGTCCACCATTGGATGGCAGAG GTGGAAGAGATCCCCGAGGCATAGATGCACGAGGGATGGAGGCACGAGCCATGGAGGCAAGAGGATTAGATGCTAGAGGATTGGAAGCCCGTGCGATGGAGGCCCGTGCAATGGAGGCTCGTGCAATGGAGGCCCGTGCAATGGAGGCCCGTGCAATGGAAGTCAGAGGAATGGAGGCCAGAAGCATGGATACAAGGGGCCCAGTCCCAGGCCCTAGAGGCCCTATACCTAGTGGAATCCAGGGTCCCAGTCCAATTAACATGGGGACAGTTGGCCCCCAGGGATCCAGACAG GTCCCAGTCATGCAGGGAGCGGGCATGCAAGGAGCGAGCATTCAGGGTGGAGGCCAGCCTGGTGGCTTTAGTCCTGGCCAGAACCAAGTCACTCCGCAGGACCATGAGAAG GCTGCTTTGATCATGCAGGTTCTTCAACTAACTGCAGACCAGATCGCCATGCTGCCTCCTGAGCAGAGGCAGAGtatcctgatcttaaaggaacaAATACAGAAATCTACTGGAGCGCCTTAA
- the CSTF2 gene encoding cleavage stimulation factor subunit 2 isoform X6 produces the protein MAGLTVRDPAVDRSLRSVFVGNIPYEATEEQLKDIFSEVGPVVSFRLVYDRETGKPKGYGFCEYQDQETALSAMRNLNGREFSGRALRVDNAASEKNKEELKSLGTGAPVIESPYGETISPEDAPESISKAVASLPPEQMFELMKQMKLCVQNSPQEARNMLLQNPQLAYALLQAQVVMRIVDPEIALKILHRQTNIPTLIAGNPQTVHSTGPGSGSNVSMNQQNPQAPQAQSLAGVAAPGQIPATVTGPGPGSLAPGGGMQAQVGMPGSGPVSMERGQVPMQDPRAAMQRGPLPANVPTPRGLLGDAPNDPRGGTLLSVTGEVEPRGYLGPPHQGPPMHHVPGHDSRGPPPHEMRGGPLAEPRPLMAEPRGPMLDQRGPPLDGRGGRDPRGIDARGMEARAMEARGLDARGLEARAMEARAMEARAMEARAMEARAMEVRGMEARSMDTRGPVPGPRGPIPSGIQGPSPINMGTVGPQGSRQVPVMQGAGMQGASIQGGGQPGGFSPGQNQVTPQDHEKAALIMQVLQLTADQIAMLPPEQRQSILILKEQIQKSTGAP, from the exons ATGGCGGGTTTGACTGTGAGAGACCCTGCGGTGGATCGTTCTCTACGTTCGGTGTTTG TGGGGAACATTCCATATGAGGCTACTGAAGAGCAATTAAAGGACATCTTTTCTGAGGTTGGAcctgttgttagtttcag GTTGGTATATGATAGGGAGACAGGAAAGCCAAAAGGTTATGGCTTCTGTGAATACCAAGACCAGGAGACAGCACTTAGTGCCATGCGAAACCTAAATGGGCGCGAATTCAGTGGGAGAGCACTTCGAGTGGACAATGCTGCCAgcgaaaagaacaaagaagagctGAAGA GCCTTGGCACTGGTGCCCCTGTCATTGAGTCACCTTATGGAGAGACCATCAGTCCTGAGGATGCCCCTGAGTCCATTAGCAAAGCAGTTGCCAGTCTTCCACCAGAGCAGATGTTTGAGCTGATGAAACAAATGAAG CTCTGTGTCCAGAATAGTCCTCAGGAAGCACGGAACATGTTGCTTCAGAACCCTCAACTGGCTTATGCTTTGCTACAAGCCCAGGTAGTGATGAGAATTGTGGATCCAGAAATTGCCTTG aaaattctgCATCGCCAGACAAATATCCCAACACTGATTGCAGGCAACCCTCAGACAGTCCACAGCACCGGACCTGGCTCAGGATCCAATGTGTCGATGAACCAGCAGAATCCTCAGGCCCCTCAGGCCCAGTCTTTG GCTGGAGTTGCAGCACCAGGGCAGATACCAGCCACTGTAACAGGACCTGGACCTGGTTCCTTAGCTCCTGGAG GAGGAATGCAGGCCCAGGTTGGAATGCCAGGAAGTGGACCAGTGTCCATGGAGCGGGGACaag TGCCGATGCAAGACCCCAGAGCAGCTATGCAGCGTGGGCCCTTGCCTGCCAACGTCCCAACTCCTCGAGGTCTGTTGGGAGATGCTCCAAATGACCCACGCGGAGGCACTTTACTTTCTGTAACTGGAGAGGTAGAGCCTAG AGGTTACCTGGGACCACCTCATCAGGGTCCGCCCATGCACCATGTCCCTGGCCATGACAGCCGTGGCCCACCCCCACATGAGATGCGAGGAGGGCCGTTAGCTGAGCCCAGACCTCTAATGGCAGAGCCAAGAGGACCCATGCTAGATCAGAGGGGTCCACCATTGGATGGCAGAG GTGGAAGAGATCCCCGAGGCATAGATGCACGAGGGATGGAGGCACGAGCCATGGAGGCAAGAGGATTAGATGCTAGAGGATTGGAAGCCCGTGCGATGGAGGCCCGTGCAATGGAGGCTCGTGCAATGGAGGCCCGTGCAATGGAGGCCCGTGCAATGGAAGTCAGAGGAATGGAGGCCAGAAGCATGGATACAAGGGGCCCAGTCCCAGGCCCTAGAGGCCCTATACCTAGTGGAATCCAGGGTCCCAGTCCAATTAACATGGGGACAGTTGGCCCCCAGGGATCCAGACAG GTCCCAGTCATGCAGGGAGCGGGCATGCAAGGAGCGAGCATTCAGGGTGGAGGCCAGCCTGGTGGCTTTAGTCCTGGCCAGAACCAAGTCACTCCGCAGGACCATGAGAAG GCTGCTTTGATCATGCAGGTTCTTCAACTAACTGCAGACCAGATCGCCATGCTGCCTCCTGAGCAGAGGCAGAGtatcctgatcttaaaggaacaAATACAGAAATCTACTGGAGCGCCTTAA